One part of the Torulaspora delbrueckii CBS 1146 chromosome 8, complete genome genome encodes these proteins:
- the TDEL0H00870 gene encoding uncharacterized protein (similar to Saccharomyces cerevisiae YJL144W) — protein sequence MRDQGFTPTAIHLFLHPTTIMRRTLRCRRQENRIGKTVEAVEQAVGNQEFPRPQSNIIYYFLELRSPPIHRDNNAHEQEYRWASGWSSGLDEEHD from the coding sequence ATGAGGGATCAAGGATTTACACCTACTGCGATTCATTTATTCCTACACCCCACAACAATTATGAGAAGAACACTGCGATGCAGACGTCAAGAGAACAGGATAGGTAAGACAGTAGAAGCTGTTGAACAAGCCGTTGGGAATCAAGAGTTTCCTCGTCCCCAGTCGAATATTATATATTATTTTTTAGAACTGCGAAGTCCTCCGATCCACAGGGACAACAACGCCCATGAACAAGAATACCGTTGGGCATCTGGCTGGTCGAGCggacttgatgaagaacacGATTGA